Proteins encoded in a region of the Alosa sapidissima isolate fAloSap1 chromosome 19, fAloSap1.pri, whole genome shotgun sequence genome:
- the LOC121693309 gene encoding mixed lineage kinase domain-like protein isoform X2: MDIISTLLDVAEKLYSQCQKVQDNKDQCGRLGGFVSSLKDVLQSLLGQDPSRRPPDLDARLANLGTCFEDAEQLVVKYGSTSSLSKFFHAKAMDEEFQGVFKRLEDLRQLLSLSLQVEQRGQVQSMHNVVNRAEDKIDLLHEKMDKLIQNKEVKGPETLTPVASSLDAAAALGAVRSRFVEKASLPLLKQLLDELQTARVLNSEEAESVLEEQSARADRARCLIDTVRKKGRRASETMITHLRDKDPELAQTLGLA, from the exons ATGGACATCATCTCGACCTTGCTGGACGTGGCAGAGAAGCTGTACTCGCAGTGTCAGAAGGTGCAGGACAACAAGGACCAGTGCGGCCGCCTGGGCGGGTTTGTGTCCTCCCTGAAGGACGTCCTGCAGAGTTTGCTGGGGCAGGACCCCAGCCGCCGGCCTCCGGACCTAGACGCGCGTTTGGCCAATCTCGGGACGTGCTTCGAGGACGCGGAGCAGCTGGTCGTCAAGTACGGCAGCACCAGTAGCCTGAGCAAGTTTTTCCATGCCAAGGCCATGGATGAAGAGTTCCAGGGGGTGTTCAAGCGTCTCGAAGACCTGCGCCAGCTGCTCTCGTTGTCTCTGCAGGTGGAGCAGAGGGGCCAGGTGCAGTCCATGCACAACGTCGTCAACAGGGCGGAGGACAAGATCGACTTGCTCCACGAGAAAATGGACAAACTAATACAAAATAAAGAGGTGAAAG GACCTGAGACTCTGACCCCTGTGGCTTCCTCACTGGATGCAG CGGCGGCGCTGGGTGCGGTCCGCAGCAGGTTCGTGGAGAAGGCGAGTCTGCCCCTGCTGAAGCAGCTGCTGGACGAGCTCCAGACGGCGCGCGTGCTAAACTCCGAGGAGGCGGAGTCTGTGCTGGAGGAGCAGTCGGCCCGAGCTGACCGCGCCCGCTGCCTCATCGACACCGTGCGCAAGAAGGGCCGCCGCGCCAGCGAGACCATGATCACACACCTGAGGGACAAGGACCCTGAACTGGCCCAGACCCTGGGGCTtgcctga
- the LOC121693309 gene encoding mixed lineage kinase domain-like protein isoform X1 yields MDIISTLLDVAEKLYSQCQKVQDNKDQCGRLGGFVSSLKDVLQSLLGQDPSRRPPDLDARLANLGTCFEDAEQLVVKYGSTSSLSKFFHAKAMDEEFQGVFKRLEDLRQLLSLSLQVEQRGQVQSMHNVVNRAEDKIDLLHEKMDKLIQNKEVKAGPETLTPVASSLDAAAALGAVRSRFVEKASLPLLKQLLDELQTARVLNSEEAESVLEEQSARADRARCLIDTVRKKGRRASETMITHLRDKDPELAQTLGLA; encoded by the exons ATGGACATCATCTCGACCTTGCTGGACGTGGCAGAGAAGCTGTACTCGCAGTGTCAGAAGGTGCAGGACAACAAGGACCAGTGCGGCCGCCTGGGCGGGTTTGTGTCCTCCCTGAAGGACGTCCTGCAGAGTTTGCTGGGGCAGGACCCCAGCCGCCGGCCTCCGGACCTAGACGCGCGTTTGGCCAATCTCGGGACGTGCTTCGAGGACGCGGAGCAGCTGGTCGTCAAGTACGGCAGCACCAGTAGCCTGAGCAAGTTTTTCCATGCCAAGGCCATGGATGAAGAGTTCCAGGGGGTGTTCAAGCGTCTCGAAGACCTGCGCCAGCTGCTCTCGTTGTCTCTGCAGGTGGAGCAGAGGGGCCAGGTGCAGTCCATGCACAACGTCGTCAACAGGGCGGAGGACAAGATCGACTTGCTCCACGAGAAAATGGACAAACTAATACAAAATAAAGAGGTGAAAG CAGGACCTGAGACTCTGACCCCTGTGGCTTCCTCACTGGATGCAG CGGCGGCGCTGGGTGCGGTCCGCAGCAGGTTCGTGGAGAAGGCGAGTCTGCCCCTGCTGAAGCAGCTGCTGGACGAGCTCCAGACGGCGCGCGTGCTAAACTCCGAGGAGGCGGAGTCTGTGCTGGAGGAGCAGTCGGCCCGAGCTGACCGCGCCCGCTGCCTCATCGACACCGTGCGCAAGAAGGGCCGCCGCGCCAGCGAGACCATGATCACACACCTGAGGGACAAGGACCCTGAACTGGCCCAGACCCTGGGGCTtgcctga